In Desulfoferula mesophila, the genomic window ATCATCGGCAACCCCATCGAGCCGGTGATTAAGCTTTCGGCCAACCCGCTGACCGTCTCCACCATGAGCGAGCACATCGACTACGACTGCTCGGCCATCCTGCGCGGCGAGATGACCCTGGACCAGTCCGGCGACGGTCTCATGGACATGCTCAAGCGGACCTGCAACGGCCGCCTCACCTGCCAGGAGGTCCTGGGACACCAGGAGTTCGTCATCACCAAGCTTTACGAGAGCGCATAGAACCATGCGCGGCCCGTTTCGCCCCAGCGGCGGAACGGGCCGCGATACGACTTTCCATTAATCAAGAGGATGTCATGAAAAAGATGTTGGTGATTGCGCTGGCCGCATGCCTGTGCCTGGTCCTGGCCGTCCCGGCCCTGGCCAAATATCCGTCCGATCCAATAGTCTATCAGATTCCCTTTGGCCCCGGCGGCCAGTCCGACCTGGAAGCCCGGCGGCAGCAGCCCATGCTGGAGAAGATCCTGGGGGTCAAGGTCATCGTGCAATACAAGCCCGGCGGCGGCGGCTCCATCGGCTGGGCCACCCTGGTCAAGGAAAAGCCCGATGGCTACTTCATCAGCGGCATCAATATTCCCCACATCGTGTTGCAGCCCCTGGCCCGCGGCAACGCCGGTTATAAGACCGACGAGCTGGAGCCCATCGCCCTGTTCCAGGCCACGCCCATCGGCCTGGCCGTGCTCAAGGACAGCCCCTTCAAGAGCCTGGCCGACCTGGTCAAGTATGCCAAGGAGCATCCCGGCGAGGTGATCTGCGGCGGCTCGGGCACCTGGTCCGGCCACCACATTGCCCACCTGCAGTTTTCCAAGGCGGCGGGCATCAAGATGACCTACATCCCCTCCAAGGGCGCGGCCAAGAGCATCGCGGCCTTCCTGGGCGGACACGTCAAGGCGGTCTGGGCCAACAGCAACG contains:
- a CDS encoding Bug family tripartite tricarboxylate transporter substrate binding protein encodes the protein MKKMLVIALAACLCLVLAVPALAKYPSDPIVYQIPFGPGGQSDLEARRQQPMLEKILGVKVIVQYKPGGGGSIGWATLVKEKPDGYFISGINIPHIVLQPLARGNAGYKTDELEPIALFQATPIGLAVLKDSPFKSLADLVKYAKEHPGEVICGGSGTWSGHHIAHLQFSKAAGIKMTYIPSKGAAKSIAAFLGGHVKAVWANSNDLVQHADKIRVLAFGTKKPFPNLPAVPTFESLGYKIYASIDRGAAAPPKTPAAIIKVLQDAFLKISNDPKVQEQMKKDGFVPLSMGAAETKAYIAEKVKEWGPVVKEFKK